TGTTTGGAATATTAAAAATGCAAATGTTGGTATCCCAAAATCATATTCCCCAACGCTCATAAAATCTAACTTTCCAATTAAACCACCTTGGGTAGCACCAAACATTATACCAAAACCTACTAACCAATACATTATAGAACCTACTGAGAAGTCCATTAAATTTTTCATTATGATATTACCAGCATTTTTTGATCTGGTAAATCCTGTTTCAACCATTGCAAATCCTGCTTGCATAAAAAATACTAATGTTGCTGCAAATAATACCCATATTGTGTCTATTGAATAAATAATATCATTGATATTCATAATAATTCCTCCCTTTTATAGTGCTTCTACGCCTTCTTCACCTGTACGGATTTTAATAACATTTTGTACAGGATATATAAATATTTTTCCATCACCAATTTCACCAGTTCTAAGAACTTCTTTTGCAACTCTAACAACTTCTTCTACTGGTACTTCACACACTACAATTTCTAATTTAACTTTTGGTAATAAATCCATACTATAAGGAGTCCCCCTATAATATTCTGTTTTACCTTTTTGTAACCCACACCCTAATACTTGTGATACTGTCATTCCAGTTATCCCAATTTTATTTAATGCTTCTTTTAATTCTTCGAATTTACTAGTGCGTGTAATAATATCAATCTTAGTTATGGCTTTGTTTTCCATATTAACGCCTCCCAGCTTATTAACTTTTTAATTTTTGTATATATTTAAACTTGCGCAAGTTTTGTACAAAAAACAGAAAAGGCCTACACAGCTCCATCGTTGGAGTGTGTAGGCCTCATTGCCTATTAATATTAATTTATAAAGCAATTATACTTAAACTTAATACCAATGTCAAGTAATTTTTCTATATTTTATATTATGCTATATTTGCCTTAAGTAGACTATTTTTTTAATAATATTGGAATAATAACAACATTATGGTAGAATATATACATAAATTTTGATAGGTACATTTAGTATTTTAGCTTATACTGACTAATTTATATTATAATTTATACATATATTTATTAGTTTTTACATAAGAGTTGCTTGATGGAGGATTTTTGTATGGATAATAATATAATATACACTAATGAGAGTTTTGAGCTTTTTATAAATCAAAATGAAGTATTCATTAAAGTTAATAATGATAATTGCTCTATTCCCACCTTTAATGAGATTTTAACGGAATTACCTAGAATAAGAATAACAAAATTTATATCACTAAAAGAGGCTCTTACGAACCCAACTAAAACCTTAATAAGTATAGGTGAATATAAACCTATTGTTGAAATAACAACTAGTCCAGATAAATTAAAAGCTTATGCTATTATAAATCTTAACCCACAAGAATATAAACAGTTTGATAAAAATGAGCTGATCAAACTTATTATGGCTTTTGCAAATAATAAAAATATCATATTTGGTCTTAATCTTGAACGAATTAATAACCACCTTAAACCATTGGAGAAGTTTTGTATTGCAGATGGTGTACTACCTATAAATGGTGATGACGCTCTTATAAATTTATACGAGCTTCAAGAAGTTAAGCCTCAAATCTATAATGATGGAAAAGTAAATCATTATGAAATGAATTTAATAAATAAAGTTGATAAAGGGGATTGGGTAGGAGAAAGAATAGAACCCACTTCCGGTATACCCGGTAAAACAGTATTTGGAACACCTATTCCTGCACTACCTGGTAAACAGCTTAAACTAATATATGATAAAAAAACTATATCCGCCAATTTAAGTGAAGATGAAAAAAGAACCGTACTGACTTCTAGAAAAACTGGTGCTGTCATTTATGAAGATGGTATCCTCTCTGTCTGTAATTGTTTAGAAATCTCAGGAGATGTATCATTTGAAACAGGTAATATTGATTTTGATGGATTTGTAGAGGTAAAAAGTGGTATAGATGATAATTTTTCTGTTAGAGCAGATAATGATATTCAAATAATGGGGCAACTTGGGTTAGGTGCCATTGATACAATTGAAAGCAGAGATGGTAACATTTATATAAGAGGCGGTATTGCAGGAAAAAATAAAGCTCAGATCATTTGCAATGGTGACTTATATACTAAATTTGCATCCGACTGTACTATCATTTGCAATGGTACAGTTAATATAGGATATTATGCAATGAATGCTAATATAAAAGCAAAAGAAGTTATTCTAGAATCTTTAAATAGTAAAATTATAGGTGGAAGTATAGAAGCCGATATTAGAGTTGTTGTGGGCGAGTTAGGTAATCGAGCAGAAATACCAACATCTATTAAAGTTAATGGTTTTAGTAAAGCTACATACAAAGAAGAATACGATGAAATGAATACTACTATTGATACTATTAAGGATAAAATAAATTATATATCTCAATCTTTGTCTGTTTATAATACCAATTCCTTAGATGAAAAACAACAAAAAGCACTTATAGATTTAGAAATAACATATGAAAAACTTTTAAAACAACTAAAGCTATTTCAGCAAAAAAGAATAAAATATGTTTCTTATTTAAAGAGTAAAGGCGACGGCGAAATACGTGCTAATAAATGTGTTTACCCAAAGGTCAATATAACTATTAATAATCACAGCTATAAAAATAATAAACTCTATAAAGCGCCAATTACTTACTATCTTAAAGATAATGAATTAAAACACTCATAAAAGAGGTGACATATGACTGAAAACAATACTTCTAAGTTGACAACAGCAAATAATTATTCTTCTATATTAAAAGCAATAGATTTTTTTACTCAAAGATTTGATATAGATCAGATTATCGAGTATGCCTTTACCTTCTGCAAAGAAATTCTAAAGCCTGATACTATTATTCTTTGGACATTAAAAGAAAATAATTTTTCTGTATCTCACTCTAATATTGAAAATGCCCATTATAGTTTTCCTTATTGCAATAGATATGATGAAATTGTTTATTTTCATGCCGGTTTAATATATAAAGATAATCTTTCTAACTTGCTGCCCAAAGAAATACAAAACAAATATGATCCCGATTTTTGTATTCCTCTTATTATGGATAAAGGATTATATGGTATTATTGCATTAAATAGACATACAGAAAATCCATTTGATACTGAAGATGAACTTTTAGCATCCTCATTAATGAATTTATTTTCTATGTCTTTAACCAATTATATATTTTATAAAAACTTAGAAGAAACAAAAATAAAATTAAATGAAAAAGTTTTTAATTTATTTGCAATAAATCACTCTACAAAAGCTTTATTAAGTGAGCTTTCCTTAGACAATCTATATGACTTAGCAATTGGCGTTTTTTCCGAGTTAACCCAGAGTAGTTTTACAACTTTTTTTATAAAAGATTCAATAAGTGAAAACTATAAATTAATGAATTATAGAAATGTTGATTTATACAGTACATCCCTAGAATTAACCTTATTTGAAAATAAAAATTGTAGTTTTAATCTACCTATTGTTATAGATATGTCTATTGACCATTTAAAAGATAGATTTATCCAAACATTTTATAATGGTAATGAAATATTAACTAAAATTAATCCCTCTTATATTGTATTAATTAAAAAAAATAATGCATTAGTAGGGTTTGTTACATTAGGTGAAAAAGTAAATGGAGCTGATTATGATCCAAGTATTTTTGAATTAGTAGAGAGTTTAGCATCATCTACTTATATTGCAATAAACAATTCCTTATACTTTGAAGAAATAAAAAAACAAAAGAACCTTGTCAACAGTAAATTAAATGAATTAATTCGATTAAATAATTTAATGAAAAATATAAATACCGCTACATCTTTAGAAAGAACAATCTCCTTAGTGATGAATACACTAAATATTTCTTTTGATGTAGATATGGGCTTTTTTGCTCTATACGATTCACAATTACACCAATTCACCGTATCTTATAATCTTAATATTATGCCTAATAATTGTATTATAAAAGTGTCTCCTAAACTTATGCCTCTTTTAGAGGGCTATAAAGTTATTGAATACAATGTTGATTATCTAAGTGATTACTTAACCCCTGATTTGTTA
The nucleotide sequence above comes from Natranaerovirga pectinivora. Encoded proteins:
- a CDS encoding DUF342 domain-containing protein, which gives rise to MDNNIIYTNESFELFINQNEVFIKVNNDNCSIPTFNEILTELPRIRITKFISLKEALTNPTKTLISIGEYKPIVEITTSPDKLKAYAIINLNPQEYKQFDKNELIKLIMAFANNKNIIFGLNLERINNHLKPLEKFCIADGVLPINGDDALINLYELQEVKPQIYNDGKVNHYEMNLINKVDKGDWVGERIEPTSGIPGKTVFGTPIPALPGKQLKLIYDKKTISANLSEDEKRTVLTSRKTGAVIYEDGILSVCNCLEISGDVSFETGNIDFDGFVEVKSGIDDNFSVRADNDIQIMGQLGLGAIDTIESRDGNIYIRGGIAGKNKAQIICNGDLYTKFASDCTIICNGTVNIGYYAMNANIKAKEVILESLNSKIIGGSIEADIRVVVGELGNRAEIPTSIKVNGFSKATYKEEYDEMNTTIDTIKDKINYISQSLSVYNTNSLDEKQQKALIDLEITYEKLLKQLKLFQQKRIKYVSYLKSKGDGEIRANKCVYPKVNITINNHSYKNNKLYKAPITYYLKDNELKHS
- a CDS encoding P-II family nitrogen regulator, with the protein product MENKAITKIDIITRTSKFEELKEALNKIGITGMTVSQVLGCGLQKGKTEYYRGTPYSMDLLPKVKLEIVVCEVPVEEVVRVAKEVLRTGEIGDGKIFIYPVQNVIKIRTGEEGVEAL